A single region of the Planctomycetia bacterium genome encodes:
- the ruvC gene encoding crossover junction endodeoxyribonuclease RuvC, which produces MQARILGIDPGLRITGYAVLNITRHGPELCEAGVLRGGDGPLETRLCTLHQGLLEIVDQFQPQAMAVEQLYAHYKHPRTAIIMGHARGVMLLAASLRHIPTFSYSATQVKKLITGAGRASKEQMQLTVAQEMGLAAPPEPPDVADALAVALCHYYASIRVKETEASSQ; this is translated from the coding sequence ATGCAAGCACGTATTCTTGGCATCGATCCCGGACTGCGCATCACTGGCTACGCGGTTCTGAATATCACCAGGCACGGGCCAGAGCTCTGCGAAGCAGGTGTGCTCCGCGGTGGCGATGGCCCGCTGGAAACCAGGCTGTGTACCTTGCATCAGGGCCTGCTCGAAATCGTCGATCAGTTTCAGCCCCAAGCCATGGCTGTTGAACAGCTATATGCCCATTACAAGCATCCGCGTACTGCCATCATCATGGGCCATGCCCGTGGCGTCATGCTACTGGCTGCAAGCCTGCGCCATATTCCCACCTTCAGCTATAGTGCTACGCAGGTGAAGAAACTGATCACGGGTGCAGGCCGGGCCAGTAAGGAACAGATGCAACTGACAGTCGCCCAGGAAATGGGGTTGGCTGCCCCACCCGAACCACCCGATGTTGCGGATGCCCTTGCGGTTGCGCTCTGTCATTACTACGCGTCGATCAGAGTTAAGGAGACCGAAGCCAGCAGCCAGTAG
- a CDS encoding sigma-70 family RNA polymerase sigma factor, which yields MSGITQLTEHTFRHEYGRLVANLSRRFSIRLLDDIEDAVQSALLKAMHTWPRQGLPPDPSAWLHRAASNLLIDKLRRQRTWNKIEKDLQYQHAETQPEANSVTDHRMDDQLRMLFVSCHPSLGTEAQITFALKTLCGFSVPEIAHALLTSQASIQKRLTRAKETLRSESLNPDDVTEAELVERLPAVQTILYLLFNEGYNSHHPEALIRMDLCEEAVRLTQFLIQHTPTSTPDSQALFALMLLHAGRLQTRINAAGSLVLLDEQDRSEWDWSLIRTGYHWLERAAVGNIISKYHLEAAIAAEHCRALSFAETKWNVIEQCYALLYTMEPTAVHALNRAIALAYLHGPQAGISWLNKSYPDGAPAGYHHWPAAVGELHRRKGDNVTAIKYFEQALSMSPPPAEKAFLEMRKQQCFTGTD from the coding sequence ATGTCAGGTATCACCCAACTCACTGAACATACCTTTCGCCACGAGTATGGTCGGCTCGTGGCGAATTTGTCTCGACGTTTCAGCATTCGCCTGCTCGATGATATTGAAGATGCGGTGCAGTCAGCCTTGCTGAAGGCTATGCACACTTGGCCTCGCCAAGGTTTGCCTCCTGATCCATCAGCGTGGCTGCATCGTGCTGCCTCAAACCTGCTGATCGACAAACTGCGAAGGCAAAGAACTTGGAACAAGATTGAGAAAGACCTGCAGTATCAGCATGCAGAGACGCAACCCGAAGCCAATTCTGTTACGGATCATCGCATGGATGATCAATTACGGATGCTGTTTGTCAGTTGTCACCCATCACTGGGCACCGAGGCACAGATTACTTTTGCTCTCAAAACTTTGTGCGGCTTCAGTGTGCCCGAAATTGCTCACGCCTTGCTGACCAGTCAGGCCAGCATTCAGAAAAGGTTGACGCGAGCCAAGGAGACACTCCGTAGCGAATCGCTCAACCCCGATGATGTGACAGAAGCAGAACTGGTTGAACGTCTGCCTGCGGTACAGACCATCCTCTATCTGCTTTTCAACGAAGGCTACAATTCACATCACCCCGAAGCGCTCATACGCATGGATCTGTGCGAAGAAGCAGTGCGACTGACACAGTTCCTCATTCAGCATACACCGACCTCCACCCCCGATTCGCAAGCGCTCTTTGCCTTGATGCTCCTGCATGCGGGCCGATTGCAGACACGGATCAATGCAGCAGGCAGCCTAGTGCTGCTCGATGAACAGGATCGTTCCGAATGGGATTGGTCACTCATCCGCACTGGCTACCATTGGCTGGAACGGGCTGCAGTGGGGAACATCATTTCGAAATATCATCTGGAAGCAGCGATTGCTGCAGAGCATTGCCGGGCGCTTTCGTTTGCGGAGACCAAATGGAACGTGATTGAACAATGCTATGCGCTGCTTTACACGATGGAGCCGACAGCGGTGCACGCACTGAATCGTGCGATAGCGCTAGCTTATCTGCATGGGCCGCAGGCGGGAATTTCCTGGTTGAACAAGTCGTATCCGGACGGTGCACCAGCAGGTTATCATCACTGGCCAGCTGCTGTTGGCGAATTGCACCGCCGTAAGGGCGATAACGTGACAGCAATCAAATACTTTGAGCAGGCATTGTCGATGTCTCCCCCACCGGCGGAAAAGGCATTCTTAGAGATGCGGAAACAACAGTGCTTTACCGGAACTGATTAA
- a CDS encoding RluA family pseudouridine synthase, translated as MPDATHHITPNEAGQTLAALVRRWSPELSWNEARAVVERRRVMIDGNLCLDPARRVKEKEVVKVTAQPQKKPPDQEQVVIRHLDAHVVVVEKPAGVTTVRHPEEDDWDDRRKQIQPTLDELLPKVIARQERFSQQGPKRSQRGSLPTVRAVHRLDRDTSGLMVFARTVEAERHLGAQFKKHSILRVYKALVHGRITQPMKIETTLVRDRGDGRRGSAPVDTMPGKHAITHVKPIETLKHYTLVECRLETGRTHQIRIHLSEQGHMLCGEKVYNRPVFKEPMEDKSGAPRIALHAAELGFVHPATNVQMRFSMPMPMELVKVWERLKAEDARG; from the coding sequence ATGCCCGACGCTACTCATCACATTACGCCCAACGAAGCAGGACAAACGCTGGCGGCCCTGGTACGCCGCTGGTCGCCTGAACTCTCGTGGAACGAAGCCCGTGCTGTAGTAGAACGTCGGCGGGTGATGATCGATGGCAACCTGTGCCTCGATCCAGCCAGGCGGGTTAAAGAAAAGGAAGTTGTCAAAGTTACTGCGCAACCCCAGAAGAAGCCACCCGATCAGGAACAGGTGGTGATTCGCCATCTCGATGCCCATGTCGTGGTAGTGGAGAAACCAGCAGGTGTCACTACGGTCAGGCATCCGGAAGAGGATGACTGGGATGATCGCCGCAAGCAGATTCAGCCTACGCTTGATGAACTGTTGCCCAAAGTGATTGCCAGGCAGGAACGATTCAGCCAGCAAGGTCCGAAACGAAGTCAGCGAGGTAGTTTGCCTACGGTGCGTGCGGTACATCGGCTTGATCGTGATACGAGCGGCTTGATGGTCTTCGCCCGCACCGTGGAAGCGGAACGTCATCTGGGTGCCCAGTTTAAAAAGCACTCCATCCTCCGCGTTTACAAAGCCCTGGTGCATGGCAGGATCACTCAGCCCATGAAGATTGAAACTACTCTTGTTCGCGACCGGGGCGATGGTCGGCGAGGCAGCGCGCCCGTCGATACCATGCCAGGTAAACATGCCATCACGCATGTCAAGCCGATCGAAACATTGAAGCACTACACCCTCGTGGAATGTCGGCTGGAAACAGGCCGTACCCATCAGATTCGCATTCATCTTTCCGAGCAGGGGCACATGCTCTGTGGTGAAAAGGTTTACAATCGGCCTGTTTTCAAAGAACCAATGGAAGATAAAAGCGGCGCCCCTCGCATTGCCCTGCATGCAGCGGAACTGGGATTTGTTCATCCTGCAACGAACGTTCAGATGCGATTCAGCATGCCGATGCCGATGGAGCTGGTGAAGGTGTGGGAACGATTGAAGGCGGAGGATGCCAGGGGTTGA